The genomic stretch CGAAAAGTTCCTGGAGACACCGGTGAAGCGATACAGCTCCGGTATGGCCGTGCGCCTCGCTTTCGCGGTCGCCGCACACCTCGACCCCGAGATTCTCGTCATCGACGAAGTGCTCGCGGTCGGCGACGCCCACTTTCAGCAAAAGAGCATCGGCAAGATGCAGGAAGTCTCCCGCGGCGAAGGTCGCACGGTGCTCTTCGTCAGCCACAACATGGCCGCCGTCGAGATGCTCTGCACGCGCGTGATCGTGATGGACAAGGGTCGCATGATCTTCGACGGCGACCCCAAGCCCGCGATCCAGGCCTACCTCAAGGCGAACATGATCCGCCCCGCCGGCGAACTCGTCTCCGTGCGCCGCCAAGGCGACGGCCAGTTCCGTTTCACGACCTTCTTCATGACCGACCCCGCCGGCCAAAACACCGAGGTCGTGCAAGGCGGCGGATCGATCGTCTTCCACGTCCGCTACGAGGCACCCAACCCGCAGGCCCTGCAGAGCGTCGACGTGTCGTTCGAAATCTACACGGCGACCGGAGACCGGCTCGCCATCGTCTGGGCGTCCGACGAAGGCACGAACCTCGAGGAACTCGGCGTCGAAGGCACGATCTCCTGCCGCTTCGACAACCTCCCGCTCAAACCGGGGCGTTACCAGATACGCGTGTCGGGACATTGCGGATACACCCTCGCCGACGAGCCCGTGGATCCCGTCGGCATCCTCGAGGTGGAGGTCGGCGACTACTACCGCAACGGCCGCACGCCGCGCGACACGACGAACGCGCCCTTCCTCATGCGCACCGCGTGGTCGGTGACGCCGCAACAGACCAACGACCTCAACCTTCCGCAGTCGCTCGCACTGTGATCTCCCGCGAGCGTCGCATGCCGCTCGTCACGCCCGCTTCTCCCGCCACACCGTCGGCCACGGCGACGACGAGCCGCGACGCGTGTATCCGATCACTGTATACGTCCGACCTTCCGCTCCCCCGGTGAATCCCGCCCACGAAGCGCTCTCGCGCGCGAGGATGCGTCTCTCTCGCGCTCTGCACCCCGTCCGCACCGCCCGTTACAAGGCCTCGCGCTGGGTGCGCCGCATGTTCACGTCGGTACCCGGCATCGAGCCTCGCCCCCTCGGGGAGCTGCAACTTCCGGGCGTATCGATCGTCCGCCACATCGTCGCCGCTGCCGGTAGTCGCGAGCTTCCCCTGCCCGTCTCGCTCGACGGGGATACGCACCCCTTCTTTCGCACACGAGCGGTCTACCCGGAGTTCCGACGTTGTCTCGCTCGCATGAAAGGCGCGCGGATCCACGGGCCGGACGGGTTTCTCTACCTGCCGGACGGCCGTGTGTTGGTCGAGAATCACTTCTTCTTCCGAGACCACATCGAGAATCACGACCTGTATTTCGAGCGGCTGCCGGAGCCGCGACGGATCGAGGGATCCGTCTTCCCGTTGGTCGGATTTTGCCCGGCGGCCCACTACCATTGGATGACCGAGGTCCTCTATCGCTTGCACGGTTGCCTCGACGATCTCCCTTCGGACCTCCGATTCCTCGTGCCCTCTCGCGCATCCGGCGTGCACCGCGAGGCATTGCGCGCCTTCGGCATCGACGCCGGACGCATCCTCGAGATGTCGGTGGAGGATCACTTCGTCTTCGACGAACTCTGGTACGCCTCGCCCATCAGCAAATCGGGCTACGAGACGCCCGAGGCGGCCCGTTGGGTGCGTGATCGCTTCGCCGCCTACGCCGATGCACGTGCGACATCTCCGACGGCCGCACGGCCGGAGAAGGTCTACATCACGCGCCGCCTCGCCAAACGCCGAAGGATCGTCAACGAGCAGGAACTCATCGATCTGCTCGAGTCCGCCGGATTCCACTGCGTGGAGTGCGAAAGACTGAGTTTCTTGCAGCAAGCGGAGACGTTCTCGCGCGCTACGGTGGTCGTCGCTCCCCACGGAGCCGGCCTCGTGAACCTCCTCTTCGCGCCGCTCGGCGGCAGCCTGCTCGAAATTTATCCCGAGGAGATCCCGATGGGTGCCACCTGCTACTGGTCGCTGGCCAATGCCCTCGGTTGGTCCTACCGCTATCTGCGCGGTTCCGTCTCGGGCCTCGCCGACGACAGCTCCGACATTTCCGTGTCGATCCCCCACGTCCGACGATGGCTGGAGCGCTCCGAATCGAAACGCGGAGGAGTCGGATGAAAATCTTGCAGAAAGCGCGTATCCGATTTCTGGAGACATCGGAACGGTTCGTTCTCGCCGACCCCGCTCGCCGCAAGCGCTGGGGCGTGCCGCGCGTGATCGAGACTTCCACGCCTCGATGGTTCCGCGCCAACCGCGCCGAACTGGAGGCTTCGGGTGTCCGGCTTCGCATGGTGGGTGACCGCGCTCCGATCCACACCGCGCTGCCCCGTTGCCTCAACGGAACGCCGTCGCCCACTTGGAGCTGGGCCGTCGACTGGACGCCGCAGGACCGATTCTGCCTCGAACTTCCCGACGCACGTTTGATCTTCGAGCCGTGGCGTTGTTCATCCGCGGTGCTCGCCCCGGGCGGAGCCATCTTGCACGACGTCCTGCCGATCTTCTTTCACCAAGCTCGCACCCATCCAGCACGTTCCGCCGTCCGGCTCGGAGAGCCCGTGCGCTTGCCAGGCAAGTCGTTCCTGTTGCTCAACGACGCCAACAGCAACTTCTACCACTGGATGTGCGACGTCTTGCCTCGGCTCGAGATCGCCCGTCGGGCCGGTCATCGACTCGAGGACTTCGACTGGTTCATCACCGACGAGTTGTCCCAGGCTTTCCATCGCGAGACTCTGGCCGCGCTCGGCATTCCCGAGGCCAAGATCTTCGTCGGCACTCGACATCGCTTCATCACGGCAGAGCACTTGGTCGCCACGTCCCTCTACGACAAGTCCGGCATGGTCCATCGCGAAAGTCTCGCGTTCGTCGCCGATGCGATGCGCGCGCGCTTCGGCATCGAAGGCGACGCCCCCGGCAGTCGTCGAATCTTCGTCTCGCGTCAGGAAGGCTACTACCGGCGCATCGTGAATTGGGGCGACATCGAGCCTCTGCTGCGCGAGCACGGATTCGAAGTCGTCGCCAGCGAGCGACTCGGCATGGATCAACAGACTCGTCTCTTCAGCGAAGCAGGCCACGTCATCGCCGGGCACGGTGCGGGGTTGACCAACCTCATGTTTTGTCGTCCCGGCACTCGCGTGCTCGAGATGCTCCACGAGAAATGGGGGCACTCGATGTACTGGCTGACCGCCGCCAAGCGCGGTCTCGACTACACGCTGATGAAGACCGAACCGGCCGGAAAACGGAAGGCCGAGATCGACGACATGCTGGTCGATCCCGAGCCGTTGCGCGCCTACCTCGAGCAGACGTGCGGTCCGCGCCCGTGAATAGACGCTGGGCCGACCGGTTTCGTCTAAGGTTTTCACCCTGCCAAACGATGAAAGAACCTTCATACGCCCGACCTCCCCGAGGCCCGGAGGCGTAGCCGGAGCACCACCCAACCCACGCACACGACCACACTACTATGGAAAGCATGTTCAAGGACCGGACGATCGGAGTCACCGGAGGCCTCGGCCTCATCGGATCATTTCTCTGCGGCGAGTTGATTCGCGTCGGTGCCCGAGTCGTGCTCGTCGACGACGAGTCCAAGGGCAGTTGGAAATACATCCCGCACCTGCGCGACAAAGTGGAGTTTCGCAAAGGCAGCTTGGAGAACCCGCACTTTGCGAAAGAGGCGCTCGAGGGCTGCACCTCCGTCTTCCACCTCGCATCGCGCGCCTACGGCGTCGGCTTCAGCCAAAAGAACAACTTCGAGATGTTCAGGTTCAACGACCTGATCAACACCAACGTCCTCGACGCCATCGCCCTCCACAAGGCCGAGCAGGCGCTCGTCGTCTCCTCGAGCTGCGTGTATCCGGACGACGGTCCGACACCGATGCCCGACTCGATCCCTTTCGGCGGTGAACCGGAGCGCGTGAACTGGGGTTACGGTTGGGCCAAGCGCATCCTCGAACAAAAGGCCGTCATCTATCAAAAGGAGACCGGCATTCCGATCACCGTGGTGCGTCCCTTCAACATCTACGGCGAGCACTACAACTGGGTCGGCGACAGCTCGCAGGCGATTCCGATGCTCGTGAAGCGCATCCTCGACGGCGAAAACCCCGTGCTGATTTGGGGCACCGGCAACCAGCGCAGAAACTACATCCATGCGCTCGATTGCAGCCGCGTGATGATGCGACTACTCGAAAACGGATACTTCGAACGCCCCGTGAACATCGGGCGCGAGGAAACGGTGTCCGTTCGCGATCTCGTGTCCCGCATCGTCGCCTCGGCCGGTCTCGACGTGACGATCGTCACCGATCGCACGAAGCCCGAGGGACGTTTCATCAAGTCCGCGGACAGCAAGCTGCTCACCGCCGCTCTCGGCGACGATTTCGAGTGGAAGGTCAGCCTGCGCGAAGGCCTCGAACGCATGATCGCGTGGTACCACGCCACGTTCCCCAAGAACGAGGCAGTCACGGCCGGTTGAGCCCGGTCGCACTTCGCCGCACTCGCCGAGTCCCGATTCCAGCAAAGCCATGGCCTCCGTAGCCTGCAGTCTCGTCTCCACCGTTCTCAACGACGTCGAGGGCGTCCGCGAAATGCTCGCCGATCTGTGCGCGCAAACGCGCCTTCCCGACGAGTTCGTCGTCGTCGACGGAGGCTCGAAGGACGGCACGTACGAGCTCTTGTTGGCCGAAGCGCCTCGCCTTCCGTTCAAACTCCGTGCGTTGCAGGAAAAGGGCTGCAACGTCTCTCGCGGACGCAATCTCGCGATCGAAGCCGCATCGCACGACGTCATCCTGACGACCGATTTCGGATGCCGTCTCGACAAGGGCTGGGTCGAGGGACTGGTGCGCCCTTTCGAAGCGGATCCGACCGTGGAGATCGTCACGGGAAGTTGGCGCATCCGTCCCGAGGATGTTCACACCGACGCGCAATGGGCCGAGTGGGCGCTCGCAGGCGGCAAGATGGAGATGGTGGCCACGCCCACCTGCCTCGCCTCGACGCGTTCGCTGGCGTTGAAGAAACAGGTCTGGATCGATTTCGGCCGCTACCCCGAGGATCTCTCGCTCGCGGGCGACGACGCCATCTTCTCGCTGTGGATGGTCGCGGCGAACAAGCGGATCGCGGCCGCACCCGACGCGTGGTGCTACTGGCATCGCTTCGAAAAGCTCCGCAGCTACCTCCGCGAGGCGCGCCGAAACTTTCGCGGTGCCGGCGAAGCGATCTTCTTCCTCAACTACGGAATCAAGACCGGAGCACTCTTCGTGCTGGAGATGTTCAGCGTGGTGGCCCTCGTGGCGACAGTCGTCGCTCTCCCCTTCGGCCTTTCACCGTGGTGGGCCGCCGGCGCCGCCGTGGCGTTCGCTGTGCTTTGGGCGAAACGCTTCGCCAAGTGGGCGCGCGCGATTCGCTACCTGCGCAGCGTCGGCAAAGGCGAGCACTGGGCCATGGTCCCACGCCTCGAACTCGGGGTGCGCTACAACGGTGTCGTCGGTTACTGGCAGGGATTCTTCCACGGTCGCACGCACTGCCGCGCCTGCCGCGCCAAGATGGCGACTCTGAAGGTACCGCGGTGGTGAATCGCGGCCCCGCCGCGTCTCCCGCTCGTGCGCCGAACAACACCCTCCGCTCCGCATGAAGCTCCTCTACTTCGCCCCGCTCTCCCACGGCGGACTCGCCGACTACGCCCGCGAACAAGCGGGCGCACTCGCGCGTGCGGGCGTGGAGGTGGAGCTGCTCTGCTCGACGCGCTTTCCCGAGGCGAAGGAGCCGCGTATCCATCGTGTGGATGCACTGCGCGAGGCTTCGACCACCGGAGGTGGTCGACTCACGCGCGCCGTCCGCTTTGCCAGCACGATGATCGGTCAGCATCGTGCCCTCGCCCGTCGCGTCCGCGCAGGTGGACACCGTCGAGTGTTGCTCGGTTCGTACGCCGAATACTTCGCGCCCGTCTGGGCACCGACCCTCCGTAAACTCGCCCGCTCCAGCGTCGTGTTCGGAGCCGTCGTCCACGACCCCGTGCGC from Opitutales bacterium ASA1 encodes the following:
- a CDS encoding ABC transporter ATP-binding protein; translated protein: MSETVISAKNLSKCYRLGIRENPRETLVGSAIDFIKSPLANYNRLRRLTQFDDEDSDDILWALRDVSFELKRGEVVGFIGRNGAGKSTLLKILSRIAEPTRGGVDIYGRLSSLLEVGTGFHPELTGRENVYLNGTILGMKRKEIDRKFDEIVAFSGVEKFLETPVKRYSSGMAVRLAFAVAAHLDPEILVIDEVLAVGDAHFQQKSIGKMQEVSRGEGRTVLFVSHNMAAVEMLCTRVIVMDKGRMIFDGDPKPAIQAYLKANMIRPAGELVSVRRQGDGQFRFTTFFMTDPAGQNTEVVQGGGSIVFHVRYEAPNPQALQSVDVSFEIYTATGDRLAIVWASDEGTNLEELGVEGTISCRFDNLPLKPGRYQIRVSGHCGYTLADEPVDPVGILEVEVGDYYRNGRTPRDTTNAPFLMRTAWSVTPQQTNDLNLPQSLAL
- a CDS encoding SDR family NAD(P)-dependent oxidoreductase; the protein is MESMFKDRTIGVTGGLGLIGSFLCGELIRVGARVVLVDDESKGSWKYIPHLRDKVEFRKGSLENPHFAKEALEGCTSVFHLASRAYGVGFSQKNNFEMFRFNDLINTNVLDAIALHKAEQALVVSSSCVYPDDGPTPMPDSIPFGGEPERVNWGYGWAKRILEQKAVIYQKETGIPITVVRPFNIYGEHYNWVGDSSQAIPMLVKRILDGENPVLIWGTGNQRRNYIHALDCSRVMMRLLENGYFERPVNIGREETVSVRDLVSRIVASAGLDVTIVTDRTKPEGRFIKSADSKLLTAALGDDFEWKVSLREGLERMIAWYHATFPKNEAVTAG